One genomic region from Corvus hawaiiensis isolate bCorHaw1 chromosome 21, bCorHaw1.pri.cur, whole genome shotgun sequence encodes:
- the PTGES gene encoding prostaglandin E synthase isoform X3, with protein MMENKVFLSFTFYSTILILKMYVVAIITGQVRLRKKAFANPEDALRNGGVQFCREDPDVERCRRAHRNDMENIFPFLFLGAIYSLLDPSPAVARIHFLIFCVGRIIHTIAYLLRLRAPTRSVAYSVAQLPCFSMALQILLATTPY; from the exons atgatggaaaataaaGTGTTCCTGTCATTTACGTTCTACAGCacaattttgattttaaaaatgtatgtcGTTGCCATCATTACGGGGCAAGTGAGACTCAGAAAGAAG GCGTTTGCAAACCCGGAGGATGCCCTGCGCAATGGGGGGGTGCAGTTCTGCCGCGAGGACCCTGACGTGGAGCGGTGCCGCAG GGCCCACCGCAATGACATGGAGAacatcttccccttcctcttcctcggAGCCATCTACTCCCTGCTGGATCCCAGTCCTGCAGTGGCCAGGATCCACTTCCTCATCTTCTGTGTGGGACGGATCATCCACACCATTGCCTACCTCCTGCGGCTGAGGGCACCCACACGCTCCGTGGCCTACAGTGTGGCCCAGCTGCCCTGCTTCTCCATGGCCCTGCAGATCCTCCTGGCCACCACCCCGTACTG A
- the PTGES gene encoding prostaglandin E synthase isoform X2: protein MMENKVFLSFTFYSTILILKMYVVAIITGQVRLRKKAFANPEDALRNGGVQFCREDPDVERCRRAHRNDMENIFPFLFLGAIYSLLDPSPAVARIHFLIFCVGRIIHTIAYLLRLRAPTRSVAYSVAQLPCFSMALQILLATTPYW, encoded by the exons atgatggaaaataaaGTGTTCCTGTCATTTACGTTCTACAGCacaattttgattttaaaaatgtatgtcGTTGCCATCATTACGGGGCAAGTGAGACTCAGAAAGAAG GCGTTTGCAAACCCGGAGGATGCCCTGCGCAATGGGGGGGTGCAGTTCTGCCGCGAGGACCCTGACGTGGAGCGGTGCCGCAG GGCCCACCGCAATGACATGGAGAacatcttccccttcctcttcctcggAGCCATCTACTCCCTGCTGGATCCCAGTCCTGCAGTGGCCAGGATCCACTTCCTCATCTTCTGTGTGGGACGGATCATCCACACCATTGCCTACCTCCTGCGGCTGAGGGCACCCACACGCTCCGTGGCCTACAGTGTGGCCCAGCTGCCCTGCTTCTCCATGGCCCTGCAGATCCTCCTGGCCACCACCCCGTACTGGTAA
- the PTGES gene encoding prostaglandin E synthase isoform X1, giving the protein MMENKVFLSFTFYSTILILKMYVVAIITGQVRLRKKAFANPEDALRNGGVQFCREDPDVERCRRAHRNDMENIFPFLFLGAIYSLLDPSPAVARIHFLIFCVGRIIHTIAYLLRLRAPTRSVAYSVAQLPCFSMALQILLATTPYWWLKPLDPSYP; this is encoded by the exons atgatggaaaataaaGTGTTCCTGTCATTTACGTTCTACAGCacaattttgattttaaaaatgtatgtcGTTGCCATCATTACGGGGCAAGTGAGACTCAGAAAGAAG GCGTTTGCAAACCCGGAGGATGCCCTGCGCAATGGGGGGGTGCAGTTCTGCCGCGAGGACCCTGACGTGGAGCGGTGCCGCAG GGCCCACCGCAATGACATGGAGAacatcttccccttcctcttcctcggAGCCATCTACTCCCTGCTGGATCCCAGTCCTGCAGTGGCCAGGATCCACTTCCTCATCTTCTGTGTGGGACGGATCATCCACACCATTGCCTACCTCCTGCGGCTGAGGGCACCCACACGCTCCGTGGCCTACAGTGTGGCCCAGCTGCCCTGCTTCTCCATGGCCCTGCAGATCCTCCTGGCCACCACCCCGTACTG GTGGCTCAAGCCTCTGGATCCCTCCTACCCCTGA